The following are encoded in a window of Negativicutes bacterium genomic DNA:
- a CDS encoding transketolase family protein, translating into MTTVKAAREAYQETLIALGAENPNIVVLDADVATSTLTAGFARAYPQRFFSCGIAEANMTGIAAGFAASGKTPFISTFAIFMTGRAY; encoded by the coding sequence ATGACAACAGTAAAAGCAGCCCGTGAGGCATATCAGGAAACCTTAATTGCGCTTGGCGCCGAAAACCCCAATATTGTGGTGCTGGATGCTGATGTGGCCACCTCCACCCTGACCGCCGGTTTTGCCAGAGCGTATCCCCAACGTTTTTTCAGCTGCGGCATTGCCGAAGCCAATATGACCGGCATCGCCGCCGGATTTGCCGCCAGCGGCAAAACACCCTTCATCAGCACCTTCGCCATCTTTATGACCGGACGCGCCTAT
- a CDS encoding transketolase: MIKESRSVKQMQTDLLALAKETRRDIVKMVATAKSGHPGGSLSLVELLSVLYFEEMNIDPTNPRDPNRDRFVLSKGHATPVYYAILSARGYFPKAELMTFRQINSRLQGHPDMNKTPGVDFTSGSLGQGLSIAVGMALAARMDQRSSRIYAVMGDGEQQEGQIWEAAMAAAHYQLANLTAILDNNDLQITGKVADVMGVSPLKEKWQAFGWNVVEIDGHNFDDIRQGFAAARRETEKPTLILAHTVKGKGISFMENKASWHGTAPNAEQLALALAELAE; this comes from the coding sequence TTGATAAAAGAAAGCAGGAGCGTGAAACAAATGCAAACCGATCTCTTGGCCCTGGCCAAAGAAACCCGGCGCGACATTGTAAAAATGGTCGCCACGGCCAAATCCGGTCATCCCGGCGGTTCCTTATCTTTGGTGGAACTGCTGAGCGTCCTTTATTTTGAAGAGATGAATATTGATCCTACAAATCCCCGTGATCCCAACCGCGACCGCTTTGTGCTCAGCAAAGGACACGCCACGCCGGTTTATTACGCCATCCTCTCGGCCAGGGGTTATTTCCCCAAAGCGGAGCTGATGACCTTTCGGCAGATCAACAGCCGGCTGCAGGGACATCCCGATATGAACAAAACGCCCGGGGTGGATTTTACCAGCGGTTCGCTGGGTCAGGGCCTCTCCATAGCAGTGGGCATGGCTTTGGCGGCTCGGATGGACCAGCGCAGCAGCCGGATTTATGCGGTGATGGGCGACGGCGAACAGCAGGAAGGCCAGATCTGGGAAGCCGCCATGGCGGCCGCTCATTACCAGTTAGCTAACCTGACCGCAATCTTAGACAACAACGACCTGCAGATTACCGGCAAAGTTGCCGATGTGATGGGCGTTTCCCCCTTAAAAGAAAAATGGCAGGCTTTTGGCTGGAATGTGGTGGAAATTGACGGGCATAACTTTGACGATATCCGCCAAGGTTTTGCCGCCGCCCGCCGCGAAACCGAAAAACCAACCCTGATTTTAGCCCATACGGTCAAGGGCAAAGGAATTTCCTTTATGGAAAACAAAGCGTCCTGGCACGGCACCGCGCCCAATGCGGAACAACTGGCGCTGGCGCTGGCGGAATTGGCGGAGTGA
- a CDS encoding WecB/TagA/CpsF family glycosyltransferase has product MNKTVNIVGFQVGSLTMPEAVAWVEKRIAKRTPSHIVTINPEIAWNGLQEKEFGRALKKADLLVPDGSGILWAARELGSPLPERVAGYDLMQEMLRVAAAKKYRTYFLGAAPGVAEKAVIQAVTRYPGLVVSGTHDGYFDEAEEAVMIETIAKAKVDMLFCALGKPRPAELWIQKHLKELNVPVCIGVGGSFNVMAGVDKRAPHWIQSIHLEWLYRALRDPKRMGRLLAIPKFMREVKKQKRAAKQK; this is encoded by the coding sequence ATGAATAAAACGGTGAATATTGTTGGTTTTCAGGTCGGCAGCCTGACTATGCCGGAGGCGGTAGCCTGGGTGGAAAAGCGTATTGCAAAACGCACGCCGTCGCATATTGTTACCATCAACCCGGAAATAGCCTGGAACGGCCTGCAGGAAAAAGAATTCGGCCGGGCCTTAAAAAAAGCGGATCTGCTGGTGCCCGACGGCAGCGGTATTCTTTGGGCCGCGCGCGAACTGGGCAGCCCCTTGCCGGAACGGGTGGCCGGTTATGACTTAATGCAGGAAATGCTGCGAGTGGCAGCCGCAAAAAAATACCGCACCTATTTTTTAGGTGCGGCGCCCGGTGTGGCAGAAAAAGCGGTGATCCAGGCGGTAACGCGCTACCCCGGCCTGGTGGTGAGCGGCACCCATGACGGCTATTTTGATGAAGCGGAAGAAGCCGTGATGATTGAAACCATTGCCAAAGCAAAAGTGGATATGCTCTTCTGCGCGCTGGGCAAGCCGCGGCCGGCGGAATTGTGGATTCAGAAACACCTGAAAGAATTAAACGTGCCCGTCTGCATCGGCGTGGGCGGCAGTTTTAATGTCATGGCCGGCGTGGACAAACGCGCGCCGCACTGGATTCAGTCCATCCATCTGGAATGGCTTTACCGGGCCTTGCGCGACCCCAAACGCATGGGACGTTTGCTGGCCATCCCCAAATTCATGCGGGAAGTAAAAAAGCAAAAAAGAGCGGCGAAGCAGAAATAG
- the csaB gene encoding polysaccharide pyruvyl transferase CsaB, whose protein sequence is MTTSKRNSNAAERPGAARAARILISGYYGFSNLGDEAILTSVQKALLQQNSAAELTVLSANPGVTRQSHGVHSLSRTDFAAIWNALGSSDLLISGGGSLLQDVTSSRSLRYYLFILLLAILRRCPFMIYAQGIGPLNGKWNRRLTAFILQRARVITVRDAESVEELQRLGLKAERIRLSADPVLLFPRPEAKLGEQLLRQLQLQPGSGPLIGVSVRPWGDNEKWVEQLALTLDRLIVERKARIVFIPMQEKDDEKISETILARLQNQQQAAVLPGGHHVEEVISLIDACDLLIGVRLHALIFAAVAQTKAIAVRYDPKVEHFARRVRQTTAGNLLELRSEELYALVTEQLDSGSTLGEAEQQTLNRLREQAMLSAQLAFAAIEEDRHE, encoded by the coding sequence ATGACAACAAGCAAACGGAACTCTAATGCAGCAGAACGGCCCGGGGCTGCGCGAGCGGCGCGGATTTTAATTTCCGGTTATTACGGATTCAGCAATCTGGGCGACGAAGCCATTCTCACTTCCGTGCAGAAAGCCCTGCTGCAGCAGAACAGCGCGGCGGAACTGACCGTCTTATCGGCAAACCCAGGCGTCACCCGGCAGAGCCATGGCGTGCATTCCCTCTCGCGCACCGATTTTGCCGCCATCTGGAACGCCTTGGGCAGCAGTGATTTGCTGATCAGCGGCGGCGGCAGCCTCCTGCAGGACGTGACCAGCTCGCGCAGCCTGCGCTATTATCTGTTCATTCTGCTGCTGGCAATCCTGCGCCGCTGTCCTTTCATGATCTATGCGCAGGGCATCGGACCCCTGAACGGCAAGTGGAACCGGCGGCTGACCGCGTTTATTTTACAACGCGCCAGGGTGATTACGGTGCGCGACGCCGAATCGGTAGAAGAACTGCAGCGGCTTGGTTTAAAAGCCGAACGCATTCGGCTTTCGGCCGACCCGGTGCTCCTGTTTCCCCGGCCGGAAGCGAAATTAGGCGAACAGCTGCTGCGGCAATTACAGCTGCAACCGGGCAGCGGCCCGCTGATTGGCGTCTCCGTCCGCCCCTGGGGCGACAACGAAAAATGGGTGGAACAGCTGGCGCTCACCCTGGACCGGCTGATCGTGGAAAGAAAGGCGCGCATTGTCTTTATCCCCATGCAGGAAAAGGATGATGAGAAAATATCGGAAACCATCCTGGCGCGCCTGCAAAACCAACAGCAGGCCGCCGTCTTGCCCGGCGGTCATCATGTGGAAGAAGTCATCTCCCTGATTGACGCCTGCGATTTGCTGATTGGCGTGCGGCTGCATGCCTTAATTTTTGCGGCGGTGGCGCAGACCAAAGCCATTGCCGTCCGTTATGATCCCAAAGTAGAGCATTTTGCCCGGCGCGTGCGGCAAACCACCGCCGGCAATCTTCTGGAGTTGCGGAGCGAAGAATTGTATGCGCTGGTGACAGAACAATTGGACAGCGGCAGCACTTTGGGCGAAGCGGAGCAGCAGACCCTCAACCGGCTGCGCGAACAGGCCATGCTCAGCGCGCAGTTGGCTTTTGCCGCCATCGAGGAGGATCGCCATGAATAA
- a CDS encoding DUF5693 family protein, which yields MLNFKRLQKILILLIILSMLPVWFTAYERIQTEGAAKSVEISLDTEEIYLAAAGYGGRQYYLDTLAGFRAAGATSATLYQKTFEELEKRGDLTVLDYAEAADALRTDGQSTFALLLQNNLKTMSRYVITDNLAMFAQITSSLSGPIRHFGWRSFQNEKLGILEIPSAYWEVYKTAGLWYDQTELQEYLALGFLIEPRPAETPGITAEQLRALYQPLIACGKVSNIIATGKVLPGTTDFSGAAYEKIPQDGAFNAFVEILNQYGWNYGLVENATQLDSLRLTGDSALLQATDFQAVRVYSIQRAELDKKNWLTYDGIAERWQRAAVDRNMRIMYLRLFSNGSVLTAEILSKNQAMVKTAVASLENSGYTMGAARSIGSFHLAGRMVLLPLALALSAVLFFMQWGVEGKTKYWLILTVCAAAAALAIGYLARSGGTVAGSWVMLRQLLAFAAQVLYPVLAGMFAMRYLEAMPKNLKTGGVLFYSVKAALGSFLIAINGGILLGILMSDNNFMLELQYFRGVKAGFILPLLILGLWFFLRYGYSFHKPAGKRGWLQIRSDIKSLFGSPISVMWLTITGVAAFAAYYYLLRSGNAAVSSISPLELQLRAFLEKVLVARPRIKEFLIGYPASLLIPGILAAGFAFLVGPLLAIASVGWVSVVNSFAHVRSGMMIAIERGLWGILLGVCLGLCAYFVMRLALWLRKRYWEEPSDDNKQTEL from the coding sequence ATGCTGAACTTTAAACGCCTGCAAAAAATCTTGATTTTATTGATTATACTCTCGATGCTGCCTGTTTGGTTCACCGCCTATGAGCGAATTCAGACAGAAGGGGCCGCCAAATCGGTTGAAATCTCTCTGGATACCGAAGAGATCTATCTTGCTGCCGCAGGGTATGGCGGCCGGCAATATTACCTGGACACGCTGGCCGGTTTTCGGGCCGCCGGCGCGACCTCCGCTACGCTTTATCAGAAAACCTTTGAAGAATTGGAAAAGCGCGGCGATCTGACCGTCCTGGATTATGCCGAGGCAGCGGATGCGCTGCGTACCGACGGGCAGAGCACTTTTGCCCTGCTGTTGCAGAACAATTTAAAAACAATGAGCCGCTATGTGATTACGGATAACCTGGCGATGTTTGCTCAGATCACCTCATCGTTGTCCGGGCCGATCCGGCACTTTGGCTGGCGCAGCTTTCAGAACGAAAAGCTGGGGATTCTGGAAATCCCTTCCGCTTACTGGGAGGTTTATAAAACAGCCGGTTTATGGTATGACCAAACCGAACTGCAGGAATATCTGGCGTTGGGCTTTCTGATTGAACCGCGCCCCGCGGAAACGCCCGGCATCACGGCAGAGCAGCTGCGCGCGCTCTATCAGCCGCTGATTGCCTGCGGCAAGGTTTCGAATATCATTGCCACCGGTAAAGTGCTGCCCGGCACCACCGATTTTAGCGGCGCGGCCTATGAAAAAATCCCGCAGGACGGCGCCTTCAATGCTTTTGTGGAGATACTCAACCAATACGGCTGGAATTACGGTCTGGTGGAAAATGCAACCCAATTGGACAGTCTGCGTTTGACCGGCGACAGCGCGCTGCTGCAGGCAACGGATTTTCAGGCGGTTCGCGTTTATTCCATTCAGCGGGCGGAATTGGATAAAAAGAATTGGCTGACCTATGACGGCATCGCGGAACGCTGGCAGCGTGCTGCGGTGGACCGCAACATGCGGATCATGTACCTGCGGCTCTTTAGCAACGGTTCCGTGCTTACCGCTGAAATCCTCAGCAAGAATCAGGCTATGGTCAAAACAGCAGTCGCCAGTCTTGAAAACTCCGGTTATACCATGGGGGCGGCGCGTTCGATCGGCTCGTTCCATTTAGCCGGACGCATGGTTCTCTTACCTTTGGCCCTGGCGCTTTCCGCCGTCTTATTTTTCATGCAGTGGGGTGTGGAAGGCAAAACAAAGTACTGGCTGATCTTAACGGTATGCGCCGCTGCGGCGGCGCTGGCGATTGGTTATCTGGCCCGTTCCGGCGGCACGGTTGCCGGCAGCTGGGTGATGCTGCGTCAGCTGCTCGCCTTTGCGGCGCAGGTGCTTTATCCGGTCCTGGCGGGTATGTTTGCCATGCGCTATCTGGAAGCGATGCCGAAGAATTTAAAAACCGGCGGCGTCTTGTTCTACAGCGTCAAAGCAGCCCTCGGCAGCTTCCTGATTGCCATCAACGGCGGCATTTTGCTGGGCATTCTGATGAGTGACAACAATTTTATGCTGGAATTGCAGTATTTCCGCGGCGTGAAAGCCGGCTTCATCCTGCCGCTGCTGATTTTAGGGCTTTGGTTTTTCCTGCGTTACGGTTACAGTTTCCACAAACCGGCCGGCAAACGCGGCTGGCTGCAGATACGCAGCGATATCAAGAGCTTATTCGGCAGCCCGATTAGTGTGATGTGGCTGACGATTACCGGAGTCGCCGCTTTTGCCGCCTATTATTATCTGCTGCGTTCCGGTAACGCCGCCGTCAGCAGCATCAGCCCTCTGGAACTGCAGCTGCGCGCATTCCTCGAGAAGGTCCTGGTAGCAAGACCCAGAATCAAGGAATTCCTGATTGGCTACCCGGCTTCTCTGCTGATTCCCGGCATTTTGGCCGCCGGCTTTGCTTTTTTGGTGGGGCCGCTGCTGGCCATAGCAAGCGTTGGCTGGGTCTCCGTGGTGAATTCCTTTGCGCATGTGCGTTCCGGAATGATGATTGCCATTGAGCGTGGCCTCTGGGGCATCTTACTGGGTGTTTGCCTGGGACTCTGTGCTTATTTTGTGATGAGATTGGCGCTTTGGCTCCGGAAACGATATTGGGAGGAACCAAGTGATGACAACAAGCAAACGGAACTCTAA
- a CDS encoding DUF5693 family protein has translation MKRLRYIPLWIVLAASLVLAGRQLAVRVPFEEANRSVELALEYGDLQKIAASCQMETLQLVAEAQSWGMTTLVLLDEDALAPNADLLAYAKSNDLMLMPQLSNTLLSKGYTDVQSVLYSALLLPNSSKLFFSGYEVYGWGNEDTMTAAARILAMAGHPLGIVEFLGKQEGLDYYLAANRYQAIRIHPGYPYDTREELLLAVTDRSVRLLFLKPYKHMDMTAGNELASLRQWITQTRTDLLANDYTPGKAASLPAVGVGFQPFLSMAAGILAAAALLFAAWFPRVPEPLLYAFALSALLLLSLCYSRLWISGYLLLEGMALLAAIVFPTLGLTLYQKFLRQWHNGPPPGRAVQLKTALVGMLAVTALTFSGAVLGNALLSENAYLLAARSFRGVKLAYLLPLVLTAAYWLWQQTEHGQQLNRLKERLTWKTLAGGILALAGIGFYILRSGNETGAVSGFELWLRQALDRFFGVRPRFKEFLTGYPALLILPLLSGQPVWSFLALLLAAAGQVSVFNTYMHLHTPFLLSLQRTGWGLFLGSLLGLLALLALTWILAKSKPKENKSQSETGPDAKSNTARKGTDQHAEL, from the coding sequence ATGAAACGATTGCGATATATTCCCCTCTGGATCGTGCTGGCGGCATCTCTTGTGCTGGCCGGCAGGCAATTGGCTGTCCGGGTTCCCTTCGAAGAAGCAAACCGGTCGGTTGAACTTGCCCTGGAATACGGCGATCTGCAGAAAATTGCCGCAAGCTGTCAGATGGAAACGCTGCAGCTGGTGGCAGAAGCGCAAAGCTGGGGGATGACGACGCTGGTTCTGCTGGATGAAGATGCCCTGGCACCCAACGCGGATTTGCTGGCTTATGCCAAATCCAACGATCTGATGCTGATGCCGCAATTATCCAATACTCTGCTGAGCAAGGGCTATACCGATGTGCAGTCGGTTCTCTATAGCGCGCTGCTGCTGCCGAACAGCAGTAAACTATTTTTCAGCGGCTATGAGGTATATGGCTGGGGCAACGAGGATACGATGACGGCTGCCGCGCGGATTTTAGCCATGGCGGGTCACCCGCTGGGGATTGTGGAATTTTTAGGCAAACAGGAAGGGCTGGATTACTATTTAGCCGCCAATCGTTATCAGGCCATCCGCATCCATCCCGGTTATCCTTACGATACCAGAGAAGAATTGCTGCTGGCGGTCACCGACCGCAGTGTCAGGCTCTTGTTTCTGAAACCCTATAAACACATGGATATGACGGCCGGCAACGAGCTGGCTTCGCTGCGGCAATGGATTACGCAAACCAGAACCGATCTCCTGGCAAATGATTACACCCCGGGCAAAGCCGCCTCTCTGCCTGCGGTGGGTGTGGGATTTCAGCCTTTCCTCTCTATGGCGGCGGGAATTCTGGCTGCCGCGGCGCTTTTATTTGCCGCCTGGTTTCCCCGCGTGCCGGAACCTTTATTGTATGCCTTTGCTTTAAGTGCTCTCTTATTGCTGTCTCTCTGTTACAGCAGGCTTTGGATCTCCGGTTATCTTTTATTGGAAGGCATGGCGCTGCTGGCGGCCATTGTCTTTCCCACTTTGGGGTTGACCCTCTATCAGAAATTCTTACGGCAGTGGCACAATGGACCGCCGCCCGGCAGAGCGGTCCAACTGAAAACAGCGCTTGTTGGTATGCTGGCTGTGACTGCCCTGACCTTCAGCGGCGCCGTCCTGGGCAATGCCCTTTTATCGGAGAACGCCTATTTGCTGGCAGCCCGCAGTTTCCGGGGCGTCAAGCTGGCGTACCTGCTGCCGCTGGTCCTGACCGCCGCCTATTGGCTGTGGCAGCAGACGGAACACGGTCAGCAGCTGAACCGTTTAAAAGAACGCCTGACCTGGAAAACTCTGGCCGGCGGTATTTTGGCGCTGGCCGGCATTGGTTTTTACATACTGCGCAGCGGCAACGAAACTGGAGCCGTCAGCGGCTTTGAATTGTGGCTGCGGCAGGCTCTGGACCGTTTCTTTGGGGTGCGCCCCCGCTTCAAAGAATTCCTCACCGGTTATCCGGCGCTGCTGATCCTGCCGCTGCTTAGCGGGCAGCCGGTCTGGAGTTTTCTGGCGTTGCTGCTGGCCGCCGCCGGACAGGTTTCGGTCTTCAATACCTATATGCATTTGCATACGCCCTTTTTATTATCTCTGCAGCGCACCGGCTGGGGCTTGTTTTTGGGCAGCCTGCTGGGCTTGCTCGCTTTGCTTGCCTTGACCTGGATTTTGGCCAAATCAAAACCAAAAGAAAATAAAAGCCAATCGGAAACCGGACCGGATGCGAAGAGCAATACCGCCAGGAAAGGAACGGATCAGCATGCTGAACTTTAA
- a CDS encoding DNA topoisomerase III translates to MAKTLVLAEKPSVGRELARVLGSNQKMNGYQEGPRYLVTWALGHLVTLATPEEYDKKYEKWELEALPIIPAAIKLVVIPESARQFNVVKQLMQRPDVSDLVIATDAGREGELVARWIMEKVNWRKPVQRLWISSQTDLAIKEGFQKLKPGRDYENLYRSAQARSIADWLVGFNVSRALTCRYNAQLSAGRVQTPTLAMIMGREEEIRRFQPQPFYTITARCSGFSASRRDQSNNTRLSDLALAETIANKCRQSKQAQVRQVKKEQKREAPPLLFDLTELQREANRRFSYTARQTLQLMQRLYEEHKLLTYPRTDSRYLSSDILPTLNSRLRSLAASAAYGKLAAPFVNKKITAKPRLINDAKVTDHHAIIPTEQPVNWLNLTADEKRIYDLVVRRFLAVLSEDFLYEQTEVRLDLAAEVFTARGRVVTSAGWKSIYDQTLFSSNEELDDEEEDAEDSKEKQQTLPPLQEGQFLPVTEVQLLRGSTQPPRRYTEATLLSAMEHPAKFMTDNKLQSIIEEVNGIGTPATRAEIIERLFTANYCERRGKEIFPLSKGEQLLKLAPSDLKSPTLTAQWEQKLTLISKGTLPDKTFIDEMQTYTKKLVNDVKQFAGDYHHDNLTHTRCPNCGKFLLEINGKKGKMLVCQDRECGYRENLSFLSNARCPNCHKKLEVFGDGEKKIYSCKCGFREKYDRFNQMLSENKQQASKAEIQRFEQEQSRRNAAGDQSAFALAWQKAHEKEQIN, encoded by the coding sequence ATGGCAAAAACATTGGTTCTGGCCGAAAAACCTTCGGTCGGACGCGAATTGGCGCGGGTCTTGGGCAGCAATCAAAAAATGAACGGTTATCAGGAAGGCCCGCGCTATCTGGTGACCTGGGCTTTGGGACATCTGGTGACCCTGGCAACCCCGGAAGAATACGATAAAAAATATGAAAAATGGGAGCTGGAGGCGCTGCCGATTATTCCGGCGGCGATCAAGCTGGTTGTAATTCCGGAAAGCGCCCGTCAGTTCAATGTCGTCAAACAGCTGATGCAGCGGCCGGATGTGAGCGATCTGGTGATTGCCACCGATGCCGGGCGGGAAGGAGAGTTGGTTGCCCGCTGGATCATGGAAAAGGTCAATTGGCGCAAACCGGTGCAGCGCTTATGGATCTCTTCCCAAACGGATCTGGCCATCAAAGAAGGTTTCCAAAAATTAAAGCCCGGCCGGGACTACGAAAATCTCTATCGCTCGGCCCAGGCGCGTTCGATTGCCGACTGGCTGGTTGGGTTTAATGTTTCCCGCGCCCTCACCTGCCGCTATAATGCCCAGCTTTCGGCCGGGCGGGTGCAGACACCCACTTTGGCCATGATTATGGGCAGAGAAGAAGAAATCCGCCGCTTTCAGCCGCAGCCCTTTTATACCATCACCGCCCGCTGCAGCGGCTTTAGCGCCAGCCGGCGCGATCAGAGCAACAATACAAGACTCAGCGATCTTGCCCTGGCGGAAACCATCGCCAATAAATGCCGGCAGTCTAAACAGGCTCAGGTCAGGCAGGTTAAAAAAGAGCAGAAGCGGGAAGCGCCGCCTTTGCTGTTCGATTTGACCGAACTGCAGCGGGAAGCCAACCGCCGCTTCAGTTATACCGCCAGGCAAACCCTGCAATTGATGCAGCGCCTATACGAAGAGCATAAACTGCTTACCTATCCGCGCACCGATTCGCGTTATTTAAGCAGCGATATCCTGCCTACTCTCAATTCACGCCTGCGTTCTCTGGCCGCTTCGGCCGCCTACGGCAAACTGGCGGCGCCGTTTGTCAATAAAAAGATAACCGCCAAGCCGCGCCTGATCAATGATGCCAAGGTGACCGATCATCATGCCATTATTCCCACCGAACAGCCGGTCAATTGGCTGAATCTGACCGCCGATGAAAAACGCATCTATGATCTGGTCGTCCGCCGCTTTCTGGCGGTACTCAGCGAAGATTTTCTCTACGAACAAACCGAAGTCAGGCTTGATTTGGCCGCTGAGGTGTTTACCGCCCGCGGCAGGGTGGTGACTTCGGCAGGCTGGAAAAGTATCTATGACCAGACCTTGTTCAGCAGCAATGAGGAACTGGACGACGAAGAAGAGGACGCAGAAGACAGCAAGGAAAAGCAGCAGACGCTGCCGCCGCTGCAGGAAGGTCAGTTCCTGCCGGTGACGGAGGTGCAACTGCTGCGCGGCAGTACGCAGCCGCCCAGGCGCTATACCGAAGCCACCTTGCTTTCGGCCATGGAGCACCCGGCCAAGTTTATGACCGACAACAAACTGCAGAGCATTATCGAAGAAGTCAACGGCATCGGCACTCCTGCCACCCGGGCGGAAATCATCGAACGTCTCTTCACCGCCAATTACTGCGAACGGCGCGGCAAAGAAATTTTTCCGCTCAGCAAAGGCGAACAGCTGCTGAAACTGGCTCCTTCCGATCTGAAATCCCCCACTCTGACGGCGCAGTGGGAACAAAAACTGACGCTGATCAGCAAGGGTACGCTGCCGGACAAGACCTTTATCGACGAGATGCAAACCTATACCAAAAAGCTGGTCAACGATGTCAAGCAGTTTGCAGGTGATTATCATCACGACAATCTGACGCACACGCGCTGCCCCAACTGCGGCAAATTCCTCCTGGAAATCAACGGCAAGAAAGGCAAAATGCTGGTCTGTCAGGATCGGGAGTGCGGTTATCGCGAAAACCTTTCTTTCCTGAGCAATGCCCGCTGCCCCAATTGCCATAAGAAGCTGGAAGTCTTCGGCGACGGCGAGAAAAAAATCTATTCCTGCAAGTGCGGCTTCCGGGAAAAATACGACCGTTTCAACCAGATGCTGTCTGAAAACAAACAGCAGGCTTCCAAAGCGGAGATTCAGCGTTTTGAGCAGGAACAGTCACGCCGCAATGCCGCCGGCGATCAGTCGGCGTTTGCCCTGGCCTGGCAAAAAGCGCACGAGAAAGAACAAATCAACTAA
- a CDS encoding AI-2E family transporter translates to MENNQHDFMYWFKIIAAGILLLWGLQNLQAIWRFLLLFIRVLAPFILGCIIAFIVNVPMQTVEREIFSKRRLPLPKKYHRALSLLLTVTFLAAFIAVVMVAVVPELTNTLMILQNNLPDYFDQFKIWLEDLLASLQFQDAVKWVQDLQFDWNSIYNTVSKFAETSLGGIFNSTISVVTSIFSGMLTFTLSIVFAIYLLLQKEELGRQVTKMLYAFFPRSNAENILRISKLSAKIFTSFLSGQCLEAFILGMMFLISMTIFRFPYALVISVTIGCTAIIPVFGAFIGCVIGAVLILILDPLKAFWFLVLFLILQQVEGNLIYPRVMGNSIGLPAIWVLLAVSVGGTLWGIWGMLLFIPLVSVLYALLREIVQARLDAKHLYEKNLFTASEQKEENEKTTETE, encoded by the coding sequence ATGGAAAACAATCAGCATGATTTCATGTATTGGTTTAAGATCATTGCAGCCGGTATCCTGCTGCTCTGGGGGTTACAGAATCTGCAGGCGATTTGGCGTTTTCTCCTCCTCTTCATCCGGGTGCTGGCTCCTTTTATTTTAGGCTGTATCATCGCTTTTATTGTCAATGTTCCGATGCAGACAGTGGAACGGGAGATTTTCAGCAAGCGCAGGCTGCCTCTGCCGAAGAAATACCATCGCGCGCTCAGCTTGCTGCTGACCGTGACTTTCCTGGCTGCCTTCATTGCCGTTGTCATGGTGGCGGTTGTTCCGGAGCTGACGAATACTCTGATGATCCTGCAAAATAACCTGCCGGACTATTTTGATCAATTCAAAATTTGGCTGGAAGACTTGCTGGCCTCCTTGCAGTTCCAGGATGCGGTGAAATGGGTGCAGGATCTGCAATTTGACTGGAACAGCATCTATAATACCGTTTCGAAATTTGCCGAAACCTCTTTGGGCGGAATTTTCAATTCCACCATTTCGGTCGTCACTTCTATTTTCAGCGGCATGCTGACCTTTACGCTGTCCATTGTCTTTGCCATTTATCTGCTGCTGCAAAAAGAAGAACTGGGCCGGCAAGTGACCAAAATGCTGTATGCCTTTTTTCCCCGTTCCAATGCTGAGAATATCTTGCGGATTTCTAAATTGTCCGCTAAGATTTTTACCAGTTTTCTCTCCGGACAATGCCTGGAAGCTTTCATCCTGGGCATGATGTTTCTGATCAGTATGACCATTTTCCGTTTCCCCTATGCCTTGGTCATCAGTGTGACCATTGGCTGTACGGCAATTATTCCGGTCTTTGGTGCTTTTATTGGCTGTGTGATCGGTGCTGTCCTGATTTTAATACTCGACCCCCTCAAGGCATTTTGGTTTCTCGTTCTTTTCCTGATTCTGCAGCAGGTAGAAGGTAATTTGATATATCCGCGGGTGATGGGAAATTCCATCGGTCTGCCGGCCATCTGGGTGCTGCTGGCTGTCAGCGTGGGCGGCACCTTGTGGGGTATCTGGGGGATGCTCCTGTTCATCCCTCTGGTATCGGTGCTTTATGCTTTACTGCGGGAAATTGTGCAGGCCCGCCTGGATGCGAAGCATCTCTATGAGAAAAATCTGTTTACCGCGTCCGAACAAAAGGAAGAAAACGAAAAAACAACGGAGACGGAATAG
- a CDS encoding desulfoferrodoxin, whose translation MKECRFFRCDVCGNIAGLIHDSGVRMVCCNQKMTELLPNTVEASKEKHIPVATVDGHNVKVAVGSVPHPMTEEHHIEWVYLLSEQGGQRKTLKAGDVPEVVFALTPNDKPLAVYAYCNLHGLWKATV comes from the coding sequence ATGAAAGAATGTAGATTTTTCCGTTGTGATGTCTGTGGTAACATAGCAGGTTTGATTCACGACTCCGGTGTGCGTATGGTTTGCTGCAACCAAAAAATGACAGAATTATTGCCCAACACCGTGGAAGCGAGCAAAGAAAAACACATCCCTGTTGCTACCGTAGACGGCCATAATGTGAAAGTTGCCGTTGGTTCTGTGCCGCATCCTATGACAGAAGAGCATCATATTGAATGGGTCTATCTTCTGAGCGAACAGGGCGGTCAACGCAAAACTTTGAAGGCCGGAGATGTTCCCGAAGTTGTTTTCGCACTCACCCCCAACGATAAACCGCTTGCTGTCTATGCTTATTGCAATCTGCATGGGCTTTGGAAAGCAACCGTTTAA